From Staphylococcus sp. M0911, a single genomic window includes:
- a CDS encoding alpha/beta fold hydrolase family protein, with product MSNYTVDTLELGHFTTESGETIQNLKLTYEHVGYPGQPLALVCHALTGNHLTYGTDEHPGWWREIIDGGYIPINDYQFLTFNVIGSPFGSSSKHNDPHFPDHLTLRDIVRALEKGIEALGFNKIDILIGGSLGGMQALELLYNRRFQVDKAVILAATDKTSSYSCAFNEIARQAIHIGGKEGLSIARQLGFLTYRSSKSYDQRFTPEEVVSYQQHQGNKFKESFDLSCYLTLLDVLDSHNIDRGRDDVDEVFKSLDTKVLTMGFIDDLLYPDDQVLATGQRFKYHRHFFVPDNVGHDGFLLNFEDWAPNLYHFLNAKHIRR from the coding sequence ATGTCGAATTATACAGTTGATACATTAGAATTAGGCCATTTTACGACAGAGTCAGGAGAAACGATACAAAATTTAAAATTAACATATGAACATGTAGGTTATCCTGGACAACCATTAGCATTAGTTTGCCATGCACTAACTGGCAATCATCTTACATATGGTACAGATGAACATCCAGGTTGGTGGCGTGAAATTATTGATGGCGGATATATACCTATTAATGATTATCAATTTTTAACATTCAACGTGATAGGGAGTCCATTTGGTTCAAGTTCAAAGCATAATGACCCACATTTTCCAGATCATTTAACATTAAGAGATATCGTACGTGCACTTGAGAAGGGGATAGAAGCACTAGGATTTAATAAAATAGATATTTTAATCGGTGGTAGTCTAGGAGGTATGCAAGCACTAGAATTACTTTATAACCGACGATTCCAAGTGGATAAAGCGGTCATACTTGCTGCTACAGATAAAACCTCATCGTACAGTTGTGCCTTTAATGAGATTGCTAGGCAAGCTATTCATATCGGTGGTAAAGAAGGTTTAAGTATTGCCCGTCAATTAGGATTCTTAACTTATCGTTCTTCTAAAAGTTATGATCAACGCTTCACGCCTGAAGAGGTAGTTAGTTATCAACAACATCAAGGTAATAAGTTCAAAGAATCATTTGATTTATCATGTTATTTAACACTGCTGGACGTCTTAGATAGTCATAATATTGATAGAGGTAGAGATGATGTTGATGAAGTGTTTAAATCATTAGACACAAAGGTATTAACGATGGGATTCATAGATGATTTGTTGTATCCAGATGATCAAGTATTAGCGACAGGGCAACGCTTTAAATATCACAGACACTTCTTTGTACCAGATAACGTGGGTCACGATGGTTTCTTACTTAACTTTGAAGATTGGGCGCCTAATTTATATCACTTTTTAAATGCGAAACATATTCGACGATAA
- a CDS encoding DUF2232 domain-containing protein, with translation MGVACVFSKIQPKATMIGTLALVIVALVTHVLPILGLILCLFATIPGVVLWNKSIQSFGISALVTVIITTLLGNTFVLSIMVLVILTSLIIGQLLKERATKERILYVTTVSLSLMTLIGFMLLQVFDKIPRAAALVNPVKETVHNMLLTSGADADYRQMLEESIRQMTVQLPSYLIIIVFLFVLINLIITFPILRKFKVATPIFKPLFAWQMNRTLLTIYIIDLLCVMFATQPSTFQSIVLNFEVVLSLVMYIQGMSVIHFFGKAKRLPNVVTIILMVIGTLLTPMTHIVGLLGVIDLCINLKQLMNNNNKK, from the coding sequence ATGGGAGTGGCGTGTGTGTTTTCAAAAATACAACCTAAAGCAACTATGATAGGTACATTAGCATTAGTGATAGTCGCTTTAGTAACACATGTATTACCTATTCTCGGCTTAATTTTATGTTTATTTGCAACAATCCCAGGTGTCGTATTATGGAACAAATCTATTCAGTCATTTGGAATTAGTGCCTTAGTAACAGTTATAATTACAACATTATTAGGTAATACATTCGTCTTAAGTATAATGGTTTTAGTGATTTTAACGAGTTTAATCATTGGACAATTACTTAAGGAAAGAGCAACAAAAGAAAGAATTTTATATGTAACAACGGTATCTCTAAGTTTAATGACATTGATAGGATTCATGTTATTACAAGTATTTGATAAAATCCCAAGAGCAGCCGCATTAGTTAACCCTGTTAAAGAAACCGTTCATAACATGTTATTAACAAGTGGAGCAGATGCTGATTACAGACAGATGCTTGAAGAAAGTATCCGCCAAATGACGGTCCAACTCCCTAGTTATCTCATTATTATCGTTTTTCTTTTCGTTTTAATTAATCTGATCATAACATTTCCAATCCTGCGCAAATTCAAAGTAGCTACGCCAATATTTAAGCCGCTATTCGCTTGGCAAATGAATCGTACGCTATTAACAATCTATATTATTGATTTACTTTGTGTAATGTTTGCGACCCAACCAAGTACGTTCCAGAGTATCGTCTTAAACTTTGAAGTTGTGTTATCATTAGTGATGTACATTCAAGGGATGAGCGTGATACATTTCTTCGGAAAAGCGAAGCGACTACCGAATGTAGTAACTATCATATTAATGGTTATAGGGACATTATTAACGCCAATGACTCACATTGTAGGGTTATTAGGTGTCATCGATTTATGTATCAATTTAAAACAACTAATGAACAATAATAATAAAAAGTGA
- a CDS encoding DHH family phosphoesterase — protein MNRQSTKKALLIPFIIMVLTAIALVIVWFIFNQIVAGIAAGILLVMIIASGFLLRQAFMKMDSYVDGLSGHITTSSNKAIKHLPIGMIVLDENDHIEWVNQFMSEHLTTNVISESVNEIFPNILKQLEKVQEVEIEHENYHYRVRYSSNEHCLYFFDITDEVQTNQLYEDSKPIIATLFLDNYDEITQNMNDTQRSEINSMVTRVISRWASEYNIYFKRYNSDQFVAYLNQKILAEIEDSNFNILSQLREKSVGYRAQLTLSIGVGEGTENLIDLGELSQSGLDLALGRGGDQVAIKNMNGNVRFYGGKTDPMEKRTRVRARVISHALKDILTEGDKVIVMGHKRPDLDAIGAAIGVSRFALMNNLEAYVVLNESDIDPTLRRVMDEIDKKPELKERFITSDDAWDMMTSKTTVVVVDTHKPEMVLDENVLNKANRKVVIDHHRRGESFISNPLLVYMEPYASSTAELVTELLEYQPTEQRLTRLESTVMYAGIIVDTRNFTLRTGSRTFDAASYLRAHGADTILTQHFLKDDVDTYINRSELIRTVEVQDNGVAIAHGSDDKIYHPVTVAQAADELLSLEGIEASYVVAKREDNLVGISARSLGSVNVQLTMEALGGGGHLTNAATQLKGVSVEDAIVQLQQAITEQMSRSEDA, from the coding sequence ATGAACCGTCAATCCACTAAAAAAGCTTTGCTCATACCATTTATCATAATGGTACTGACTGCTATAGCATTAGTCATCGTTTGGTTTATATTTAACCAAATCGTGGCAGGCATAGCTGCAGGAATATTACTAGTAATGATTATTGCTAGTGGATTCTTGCTAAGACAAGCTTTTATGAAAATGGACAGTTATGTGGATGGTTTAAGTGGTCATATTACAACAAGTAGTAATAAGGCGATTAAACACTTACCGATCGGGATGATTGTGTTAGATGAGAACGACCATATTGAATGGGTTAACCAATTTATGTCTGAACATTTAACAACTAATGTTATTTCAGAATCGGTAAACGAAATATTTCCTAATATCTTAAAGCAATTGGAGAAAGTTCAAGAAGTAGAGATTGAACATGAAAATTATCATTATAGAGTACGTTATTCAAGCAATGAACATTGCTTATACTTCTTCGATATTACAGATGAAGTGCAAACGAACCAATTATATGAAGATTCAAAACCCATTATTGCAACATTATTCTTAGATAACTACGATGAAATTACGCAAAACATGAATGACACACAACGTTCTGAAATTAACTCAATGGTTACACGTGTGATTAGTCGTTGGGCATCAGAATATAATATTTATTTCAAACGTTATAATTCAGACCAATTCGTAGCCTATTTAAATCAAAAGATCTTAGCGGAAATCGAAGACTCAAATTTCAACATTTTAAGTCAATTACGTGAGAAAAGTGTTGGTTACCGAGCACAATTGACATTAAGTATTGGTGTCGGTGAAGGTACTGAAAATCTTATCGACTTAGGTGAATTATCACAATCAGGTCTAGACTTAGCACTAGGTCGTGGTGGTGACCAAGTCGCTATTAAAAACATGAACGGCAACGTACGTTTCTACGGTGGTAAGACTGACCCTATGGAAAAACGTACACGTGTAAGAGCACGTGTTATCTCACACGCATTAAAAGATATCTTAACCGAAGGCGATAAAGTCATCGTAATGGGACATAAACGACCTGACTTAGATGCCATTGGTGCAGCCATCGGTGTGTCTAGATTCGCTTTAATGAATAATCTAGAAGCATATGTTGTGTTGAATGAATCTGATATCGATCCAACATTACGTCGTGTCATGGATGAAATTGATAAGAAACCAGAACTTAAAGAACGATTTATTACATCTGACGATGCATGGGATATGATGACATCTAAAACAACGGTTGTTGTCGTTGATACGCATAAACCAGAAATGGTTCTAGATGAAAATGTCTTAAACAAAGCAAATCGTAAAGTGGTAATTGACCATCATAGACGTGGTGAAAGCTTTATCTCAAATCCACTACTGGTTTATATGGAACCTTATGCAAGTTCAACAGCCGAACTTGTCACAGAGTTGCTAGAATATCAACCAACTGAACAGCGTTTAACACGTCTTGAATCTACTGTTATGTATGCAGGTATTATTGTTGATACAAGAAACTTCACATTACGTACGGGTTCAAGAACGTTCGATGCCGCAAGTTATTTACGAGCGCATGGTGCCGATACTATTCTTACACAACACTTCTTAAAAGATGATGTGGATACGTACATTAATCGTTCTGAATTAATTAGAACAGTCGAAGTACAAGATAACGGTGTTGCCATTGCACATGGCTCAGACGATAAAATTTATCATCCTGTTACAGTTGCACAAGCAGCCGATGAGTTGTTAAGTTTAGAAGGTATAGAAGCTTCATATGTCGTTGCCAAACGTGAAGACAACCTAGTCGGTATCTCAGCCCGTTCATTAGGTTCAGTTAATGTACAATTAACAATGGAAGCCCTAGGTGGCGGGGGTCACTTGACGAATGCAGCGACACAATTAAAAGGTGTCTCAGTGGAAGACGCCATCGTACAATTACAACAAGCAATAACAGAACAAATGAGTAGGAGTGAAGACGCATGA
- the rplI gene encoding 50S ribosomal protein L9, with the protein MKVIFTQDVKGKGKKGEVKDVPVGYANNFLLKNNYAVEATPGNLKQLEQQNKRAEADRQQEIDDAKALKEKLANIEVEVSAKTGEGGKLFGSVSTKQIAQALKDQHDIKLDKRKMDLPQGIHTLGYTNVPVKLDKEVEGTIRVHTVEQ; encoded by the coding sequence ATGAAAGTAATTTTCACACAAGATGTTAAAGGTAAAGGTAAAAAAGGCGAAGTTAAAGACGTACCAGTAGGTTATGCAAATAACTTCTTATTAAAAAATAATTACGCCGTTGAAGCTACACCTGGTAACTTAAAACAATTAGAACAACAAAATAAACGTGCTGAAGCAGACAGACAACAAGAAATTGATGATGCAAAAGCATTAAAAGAAAAATTAGCTAACATCGAAGTTGAAGTATCTGCTAAAACAGGTGAAGGCGGTAAATTATTTGGTTCAGTAAGTACGAAACAAATTGCCCAAGCCCTTAAAGATCAACATGACATTAAATTAGATAAACGTAAAATGGATTTACCACAAGGTATCCACACATTAGGTTATACAAACGTACCTGTTAAATTAGATAAAGAAGTTGAAGGTACTATTCGTGTGCATACAGTAGAACAATAA